ACATGAAATGCATGAGGCGGTTGACAAAAGCCATTGGCACTTGAGTCCAAACCCTGAGGAAAGCTGCTTCCAGTTCCACACGAGTTGTTGGCCTTGGGACCACCTGGTTCAACCATCGctggatttcatcccacaggtgttCTATTGGGTTCTGATCCAAGCTGAGAGCCAGCCACGGCATGGTTCTGATGTTGTGCTGACGCAGGAAGTCCATGAGGACCCTTTCCGTGTTGGAGGCAGCATTGTCCTGTGGGAACACGTGGCTATGGTGACACACGAAGAAGGGCATGATGTGAGGTCTTAAGATCTGGTCAACATGGCGCTGTGCTGTGATGCCATTCCCTCTGCctgcaccaacattttggaacaTATGGAGCCCAATTCTCTGATGCAGGCCTATGGCACCCCAAACTATGATGCTTTAGCCATCTCATGTGTCTCTCTCCATGACACGTGCATCTCTTTAGCGTCTACCCTTTCTACGCCACACCCTCACTCTATCATCCGAGGTGGAAATGCTGCACTGACTCTCGTCAGAGAAGACAATCAACCTCCATTGTTGATGCCACCAATGTCGGTGCTGTGTAGCCCACTGTAGTTGCGCCTAATGGTGGCAGGCAGTGAAGCCAGGCCCTCGATGATGGCAGGATGACAGCAATGGAGGTTGTTCACAGCCAGTCGACGTCATACTGTATTGTCGCTGATGGGCCACTGTCCAGTGCCAATGGTCTCGCGAGCCATCACGCTGGCTGGTCTGAAGCGATCACGGTGGTGTTGCAGGCGGATGAAGCAATCCTGCCTGGGCGGGGTCACTTGAAAGTGCCCTCTACAAGCATGGTCTGCTGGGCTGTCGGTGTTGTTGCAGGCGATAGATGGTACTGACATGGACATTGTAAGCTTTCACAACAACCAAGCCATGCTGCTCTGTTTGCAAACGGCCGATAGCTTGTTCTCTTTGTGTTGCTGACAATCAGATCATACCAGATCGTCCAAATTACGAATGAATTCTTTATTGTCcgcaaatacaaacaaaaaacacaaaagtggggaaaaaaacgaatgagaaaaaagatgacaaaaaaattaatgaagagGTGGAATGATGCCACTTGAACCCTGCACTCCGAGTTACGTCATTGAATCTCTTTTGCAGTCACTTTATcacatttaaaactatttttgtggTTCTCTTTTAGAAAAAAGTTTTTCACCCTCATGTTATCCTTTAATaacatataatttttaaaaacactaTTTAAtaatcaataggcgcaggagtggctgtgtggtaagtagcttgtttaccaaccacatggttctgggttcagtcccactgcatggcaccttgggcaagtgtcttctgctatagcctcgggctgaccaaagccttgcgagtggatttggtagacggaagctgaaagaagcctgtcgtatatatgtatatatatatgtgtgtgtgtgtttgtccccctagcattgcttgacaaccgatgctggtgtgtccatgtccccattacttagcggttcggcaaaagagaccgatagaataagtactgggcttacaacagaataagtcccgggatcgagttgctcaattaaaggcggtgctccagcatggccgcagtcaaaggactgaaacaagtaaaagagtaaagagagagagagtttgttcaGTTCATCCTGATCGATGACTGGAGGTAGTAAATCAATCACCACCTTCTGGTCCAATGGGTTCACATCTGATCCAGATGCCTCCCTCAATCTCAGGTAACTCTGAGATGATTGTCCACTTGAAACGTTGTTTcccaacagaaaacaaaaggacCCACGGTTTGTCGTAAAGTTATTGTAACAAGGCATGTTTCTTTGAAAGCCGTGGGCAGATGGACAGCTGTGTGATCAATAAGGTATTGATGCTGTTGTTCAAGTGgtggttattgttggtggtggtggtggtggtggtgggggaaggtgttgttgatggtggtggtggtttttgttgTAGAGAAAAGAGTTTTGCGTTTGTGAGGGGTGATGATGTTGGGGAGTAGGGGAGCGATTgcttttcttaaccctttagtgttcagattattctatcaaacataatgcttattgatttgaattaatcgtgcattatctcatatcttcaagatcttgatggtgtaattacttaatgtagaataacattgtagggtaggtgtgagggcctggatctggtcagtttgaacataaaacagattaactattttggccggtttaaatactaaagggttaatggaatTACAGGTAATCCGTAATTATAACAGTTTGAAAACTGTCCAGAAATGTCAGTACCATACCAATATTATCCACTGCTTCCAAAACTGCAGCAGAGGTCATCACAGTCTTTGAATGCCGAGACAGAGGTTAGAATCTCCGACTGTCCACTGATAGCCTTTACAGTTGTGATTGTTCACTTATAGTATTAATTCTTAACTGGAAACAAAATgaacttatttttgttttatgaagCTATAAAGAAGACGCACTTCATTgaacatgatagatagatagatagatagatagatagatagatagatagatagatagatagatagatagatagatagatagatagatagacagatagatagacagatagacagatagataaaagtagatagatggatagatagatagatagatagatagatagatagatgatgatggatagatagatagatagatagatagatagatagatagatagatagatagatagatagatagatagataaatagatggataaatagatagatagatagatagataaatagatagatagatagatagatagatagacagatacagatagagacagatagataaatagatagatagatggatagatagatggatagatagatagatagataactttttttattagccaccagggctgaatacagaggggacaaaatacaaatgcagagcttttcttttcgagggtggagaaaaataaaaaaaagtaagattgcgatcaaaagggatcgagaggagggaaaaaaaggaaaaaaggaaaatcgtgtatcacagaaataatggtgtaaacattgatataacaagattgggttcatccgtgggaagaaaagcctacagaaaagaccacgggaaccccagtcagggaggaaaataaacacatgaggtcaaaaatgctctctttctttcttttttacgatctacaggatcatgctcaaaatggtttcgttactagcacgcaccatctttgcaacattcacccatcttttttgaatctttcgcgagacacaaacttccctctccattctcaccttccttttcaagggtacttgaaaaagttgatgagcgattggcagagaggtaagtgtttgtctctaatcctttcgctcgagtccaccacacacattttttcaccatggccaccagtacgatgaaaactgcttgccttcccggttgagggaagggggcggagcagcaattctcacgatagaactcggccgataggcgattcgtcccacacgtgacagcagccgttcggcataagcccacaggtcggaaatggttggacattgcacgagtgcgtgcagaacggtttcgtcgctctgaccgcatctcgggcaagtcggtccagtgtgtctggaaccgtgtctgtagagcttatcccgaacaggtaatgcttctcgatagcactgccaggccagggatctttggtgattgttcataggtcccggccgccgaaagttgtcctgaacaggcgggtcaggtgttcctcgtcgacgcccagactctgcccgagttcgtcgttgcacctcccctccactaatcctctatagaatgcctttgttgtgatggagtcgcacaagttcgatcccggacggcagagttgcttgagagcaacgcgacactcgcgggccattcgcctagcctcggtctctgcttgatccatgactgtagttcgtccaaggagacgagctgcgggaaagcgcgccgcacaaaaggcgaccacccctgttcaccgttgtctatgaagcgccggagatgtcgcgtcagtctcagcgcatgtctgcgcatcatcaaccacggcatgcccagccctccatttagcgggtgttggcagcaaatggatcgcctaaccatcggaacgtttcccttccacaagaagcggaagagatgcgttcgttccagtttggtgatggtagggtcgggacaaggcacgacggtcagacgatactcgatgacggatgcgatgtacgcgttcgccacctccgcccgaccttttagggatagctttctctcagtccatttctgggtgagagtagccaccctagtcgttatctcgccccagttcttctccatttggaggtccggaccgaaccagaccccgagcaatttaaccggtccgtccgtccagcgtcccacgatggagacgctgcagatagatagatagatagatagatagatagatagatagatagatagatagatagatagatagatagatagacagattgatagatagatagatagatagatagataactttcttttattagccacacagggctgaatacagaggggacaaatacaaatgcagagcttttcttttcgagggtggaaaaaataaaaaatgtaagattgcgatcaaaagggatcgaggggaggaaaaaaaaggaaaaaaaaagaaaatcgtgtatcacagaaataatggtgtaaacattgatataacattgagcagtggttgaagggaattgttgttgttgtcgttgttgttgttgttgttgttgttgttattgtcgttcttggtgacggcggtggtgttagtggtattagtagcattgacggcacggtctttggtggtggtgatggtgatgttggtattgttattggtggcgatgtctttagcagggatagcagttttagtagcagatgctgccatggtgttgttgtcggtgttggtggtggactcactggtggtgttgacggtgcttgaccttgcgacctttgttttatatttgttgctgttgtcgatgctgatggtggtggtggtggtggtggtggtggtgaaagcggtggtggtaacagtagtattctctttgttgttcttgttagtggtggtagtggtgacagggTTTTTACTacaagtggttgcagcgttcattgCAAATTCATTGATGATTTCACCTTCCGtgcataaattctttttttatcctAGCGTTTCCAGTCTGGGAGAAAGCTGGTCGATAGAGGAACGCGACCATCGTTCTAAAATACAATTTCTTGACATTTTCAAAATGTCGAAAAggaaattacacaaattaaatagggttaaaactgcccctaggggcgaattcctcccttagaaaagcactcaaacgaaagttgggtgccttacacaacttatttacaaaaatgtacacaaaaattggcctataaatagtcaaaataaacgattacatTCGGAGCTGAACTGACATCACGTCCGtcaataaacagatagatagatagatagatagatagacagacagacatatagatagatagatatagatagatagatagatagatagatagatagatagacagacagacatatagatagatagatatagatagatagatagatagatagatagatagatagatagatagatagatagatagatagatatatatatgggtccttttgttttctgttgggTAATAATATCTGAAGTGAACAATCATCTCTGTGAATGGTATGAATACCAGCGGCCTTTACTGGAGAGTTGTGGACAGTTTTCATATCATTGGACGTTAGTTACAGCAGGGATCATATGGTCGAAAATATGCCAGTAATGAAACATATGTGCACTCTTATGTCAATCCATGTAGGTTAAAGTAATAATTGTGTAAATATCCACCACCAACAAGACCCACCAACATTGCAACGAAACCGACAATACCTTATTGATCACACAGCTGACCATCTACCCAGTGCGTTCAATGAAACGTGCCTTGTTACAATAACTTTACAACAAACCATGGgtccttttgttttctgttgagTAATAATATCTTAAGTGGGCAGTCGTCCGTGTGAATGGTATGGATACCAGTGGACATTACTGGACAGTCGTGGACAGTTTTCATATCATTGGACGTTAGTTACAGCAGGGATCATTGTTGCTATCAACGGACAGTCCGAGAACCTGAGCTCTGTCTTGGTATTCAAAGAGAGTGCTGACCTCTGTCATAATTTTGGAAGCAGGGGATAATATTGAGATTTGAAGGCAGTCTTTATATTTGTGGACATTACTAATAAAAGTGGACGGTTGTTCGAGCAGTGGACATTACTGGACAGTAATAGGGGACAGTCCTGACGTCTGTGCCTCAGGTGACCACTAAACTCATAGGTGCTGCCTGTTTCATCAACCAACAAAGGTAAGGGCTGTTTCATAATCTCCCacttattttgtgtgtttgtgtgcccgtctgtgtgtgtgtgtgtgtgcatgtgtgtatgtgtgtgtgcatgtgtgtatgtgtgagagagagggagagtctgtatgtgtgtgagtgctgtgtgtgttagttagttagttaattttttggctcaaaaagcaaaaagccaggccatgtagggggacatggagttatgtacagggtggtgttcaggtaaagagttcaggccacttgtggtcaagggagactttgaaccaagcggtcgtcagcatcttcaccatctcgtccggcagcttattccatggatccgcaacccgggcggacaaagcccctctccttcgattgagatgaaatcgtcgcagatagagcttttcggagtgaccccgcggctgatgctctggagcagtgtgtgtctatgtctgcatGCGTGCAGCTTGGATTTAGGATTATCGTGTATGGTGTAGCAGGTAACACGTTGGTCTCGCTCAAGGGCATAAGATtgtgatttttattatttatatattcaatggGATTCCACACACAATCTCCGTgtgcctaatccactcacaaggcattgttcggccTGGAGCTAGAGtcaaaatacttgcccaaggtgctgtggagtgggactgaactcaaagcccCAAAGTTTctaagtgagtttcttaaccacacagctatgccactttatgtgtttatcttttgtcattgtttttttttgggggtggagagttgtttttttctctgttttatgtAAATTCCTTTGAGGTGAGATGTGTGTTTCGTGAAAAAACATTATAAGACAACTTTTACtaactcctctttctctctctctctcccactctctctcacactctctctctctctctctctccctctctctctcacactctctctctctctctctctctcccactctctctcacactctctcatgATCCTAAAACCAAAGTGTTCCAATTTTCTTCTCCCATTCCAGTCAAAACCAAAAATGCTGATGCTTCTAATCCTTGCAACGATTCTGACCGTTTCCTCGAATCAGGAATTCGATGAAGCCTTCTACAACTCTTTGGGTCCTGGTTACTCCTATACTTATCTCCAGACTCCTCCAACAGAGAAATTCTACCCAAGCCAAAGTCTTCTAGAATGTTCTCTCATCGCTCTAAACAGTCAATCGGAATTCTTTACTTACAGCAAAGTCAACCGTACTTGTAAGAATTACTCACCCAAAAATATTATGACGGTCAGCAGTGGACAGGACAAGAACGAGATGTCCTACTATAGAAGTAAGTGaagcattatttttattacaatccttcttcttcttcttcttcttattattattattagtagtagtagtagtagtattcctcctcctcctcctcctcttcttcttcttcttcttcttcttcctcctcctcctcttcttcttcttcttcctcctcctcctcctcctcttcttcttcttcttcttcttcctcctcctcctcttcttcttcttcttcttcttcctcctcctcttccttcctcctcctcctctcctcctcctcctcctcttcttcttcttcttcttcttcttcttcttcttctcctccccctaaGACACTAACTATTGATGGGTAAGGGTTTTGTCAGCATCAGCACTATTAGCTctcttgggtatttgccattgataGGCTTTTTAGAGGTTTtggtagttatcatcatcatcatcatcattattattattattattattattattattattattatcatcaaatcatcatcatcatcattattattatattattattatattttatatcatcattattattatattattattattattattattattattattattattattattaataatattatttcaggCATTGAATGGATTAAAACCTATGCTGTGTCAAAGGGGGCGAACTCATTAATCTATAATTCCGTAATGAACGTAGGCGATCCTTCAACATGGAACGTGGACAAATGCGTTGGTGGCTATTGTCCGAATTTTTTCCGACACCCTCTGCTTGATATCTGGAACGAACTTCCGATTGATGAGGTATGTATACACTTATTCTGATGCTGTATATACTCTTGAAGAATGCCACTGCTAAACTTgcctgtttttgtatttgttttcaatATGATACATAAATAGCTATTTTGATCCAATACTGTTTGTGATGTGTATAAGGGATTTCTATTCAGTCGGGTGGTTATTCGCAACACCAGTCATTGCTTatccattgttttcttttatgtcaGTGGTGACAGATCTCGTCCTAGCATGTGAATGTTTGTGAGTATAGACCATTGACAAGGTGCAATGACGTAGAAATGCCCCCAGCTTTCTCACTTGCCACTGCTGACACGATTTTCGTCTCTCTCCAATGCATAACAGACATTTCTCCGAACAAATACCGCAGCAAATTTATCTAAGACAATATGATtccattaaatatgatacataaatgGTTAAATTGTTTGtgtaggagtgcctgtgtggtaagtagcttgtttaccaaccacatggttccgggtgcagtcccactgcgtggcatcttgggcaagtggctatagcctcgggccgaccaaagccttgtgagtggatttggtagatggaaactgaaagaagcccgtcatttctatgtatatatatatgcgtgtgtgtgtttgtgtgtctgtgtttgttcccctagcattgcttgacaactgatgctggtgtgtttttgcccccgtcacttagcggttcagcaaaagagaccgatagaataattactgggcttacaaaagaataagtcctggggtcgatttactcgattaaaggcggtgctccagcatggccacagttacatgactgaaacaagtaaaagagtaaaagagtaaaagagtatccaagCACCCTGGGTAACGTAGTTTCAGAATATATATGGCTATGGAAGCCTGTCTCCGAAACCCAAGGAGGGGTTCAAtaacaaagaaacagagagacagaggttACAACTTTAtttggaaagatatatatataggcgcaggagtggctgtgtggttccgggtcagtcccactgtctggcatcttgggcaagtgtcttctgctatagcctcgggccgaccaatgccttgtgagtggatttcgtagacggaaactgaaagaagcctgtgagatatttgtatatatatatatgtatgtgtgtgtatgtttgtgtgtctgtgtttgtcccctagcattgcttgacaaccgatgctggtgtgtttatgtccccgtcacttagcagttcggcaaaaagagaccgatagaataagtactgggcttacaaagaataagtcccggggtcgatttgctcgactaaaggcggtgctccagcatggccgcagtcaaatgactgaaacaagtaaaagagaaaaaaaaaataaaagagagactTATCCTCTCTTCAGGTGAAACTTGTGTTATACGAAAACCAAACAGCTGTGGTAACGATGGTGTTTGATGGACGAGATACAACCCTTGAAAGTTGGTTCTCAATTGACAAGCTGAAAAGTTCCCCATGGAGTGATCT
The DNA window shown above is from Octopus sinensis linkage group LG30, ASM634580v1, whole genome shotgun sequence and carries:
- the LOC118768519 gene encoding uncharacterized protein LOC118768519, which translates into the protein MLMLLILATILTVSSNQEFDEAFYNSLGPGYSYTYLQTPPTEKFYPSQSLLECSLIALNSQSEFFTYSKVNRTCKNYSPKNIMTVSSGQDKNEMSYYRSIEWIKTYAVSKGANSLIYNSVMNVGDPSTWNVDKCVGGYCPNFFRHPLLDIWNELPIDEVKLVLYENQTAVVTMVFDGRDTTLESWFSIDKLKSSPWSDLPVENTNYFSIAGFGDARRFYVSNHHRSCPYDIGWLCINEANERFETCPWETSNPFPAFHYSKSGSKTTWSKGIALADSMAIFIRLRQNQPIPVYV